Within Alteromonas sp. LMIT006, the genomic segment AATTCACCTGGAGCTGGGGGAGAAACATGACTCGGAATAAGCTGCGACATAACAAATCCAACAATTGGTTTAATGTAAAGTGTACCTGAACCAATTATCACTGTGACTGATAATTTTATATATCAAACTATTCATCAAAATTATTTAAGACTGCGCTCAACCAAAATCATGTGCGGAACCGTCAATGCAAACAAACCAATAAACATCATCGCTAACACGCCTTGCTCTATGCTTTGTCCCCAAAACGCATAGAGGCCTGCTGCAAAAATCATCGTGAGTACGACCCAAGGAGTGGAAACATTCACTAACTGCACTGGAGTGAGCTGAAACTGTTCGCAATATTTGATGTAATACCACATGGAATGCAAGCTAATAAAATAGACTAAAAAATAAACCAATACACTTGTGGTCAGCAGTAGCGAAATGAGCGCAAAGATCTCTAAAAACAACATGAAGTTAGGTTTCAGTTTTTTGCGACACAAACCGATAAATAAAACCAAGCACACACATAAAAAGCCAAGTTGCATAGCCATAATGAGTACCTGTGCCCAAGACTCAGTTAGATAGAGCCATTGTAGATATTGCTGGGTTTCTACAAATGCAAATACGCCTGGCGCACATAAGATAAAAATCGCCAAACACAGAGAATAACCAGATTGGCAATACTCTTGCCAATCATTGCGAAAATGCCAAACACTAATGGCCACAAATACCAGAAAACACAGTGCAGGTAGCCACAACCAAAGCATAAACATCACTGAGGCAATAACTATATAACCTAATACAAACATTATCGCTTGACGCATATTGGGACGATTGTGACGGCGGTATAAATCAAAGTCCAAGGCACCATGTGGGATCCCCAAAAAGCAAAATGCCACCGTCAATATCCACCATCCCCAATAAGTAAAATCCAAATGAGTGTTTTGATAAAACACCAACATCGACATGAAGGATATAATAATCACGAGTCGGCTTAATGAATTGCGGGTTGGAAGTTGGCGCATACTTACCTCAGTACATTTTTGATAAAGGGGCGTTTCGGTACACTTCGTATCACTTCCCACCACAATTCTAAAGAAAGTCGATTATTCATAAAGGCGATGAAATCTCGCGGTTTCATTGTTGATACCATTTGCATGAAGATCGTCGGACATAAGCTAGGTTGCTCTTTGATGACACGTAAAAACACACCGTCCATGTAATGGGTCACCTTACCTAAATCTGATGATTTCGGACTCAAACCAAGCAATGAAAAAACTTGCCTTTGGATTTGCACAAACGCATAACCCGTTGCTGGACGCATCATCCCACTATGGGCTCCCGCTTTACCTGAAGTATCATGAACTTTGGTATCCATCGGCAAAAACGCATGCTCCATCGCAATAATCTCAAAACTTTCAAAATCCTGTTTTAAGCGATTCAATGTCCAGTGCTTTAATGTAGTCACGTTGGGTGGATTGGCACTAAAGGTGGTCACCTCAATAAGGAGTTCAGTCTCATTAAGCGGCAATATATAATCAAAAACGAAATGTTCACCCTTTGCATCTTTTACCACCCGCATGTCACCCATAATGGTTGCAGTGTTCAGAGGGTATACATGTTCAGGCACGCTAACCGTTAACCCAACAAATGCTTGGATCATGTTTTTTGTTTTGTCAGGCTGTTGCCAAGCGCCACGAGCGTCGAGTAATTTTTCAAGTGGGAACTCGTCTGGATCTGCCTGCCAACCTAAAACCAAATCAACAGAATCTGAATGGTCTATTTTTGTTAATGCATAATCATAAAATTTACTACTCGCTAAACGACAATAGGGCAATTCAAAATGGGTCAAAGTATGCTGTTGGTTACCATCGTCAAACGACGAGTATTGATAAGTTTGAGTAATTAAATCAGCGACATAATCAGGTACATCTTCATCAAACCAAAAGCACCAGTTTCTATCGTGGTAGTATTGCGTGCGCGACTCAATAATCAACACTCTTTGGGCTAAGTCATGCTCAATAATAGCTAAGGCATAACTCAAACCAAAAACACCTCCCCCGATAATGATTTTATCGTATTGAGTATATTGGGCGGGAGGGCTATTGAGTATCATTAGATTTTGGTCACTTTGCCCTCAATAGCTTGATGTAAAGAGTTATCATGCCGTGGTAGGCTCCATGCTAACTGCTCTCTAAATCGCCATGCGGCCCTTAGTGCAAGAGTACATTTCCGCCATAATGGGACATAAACACGGCCTTTTTGATAGTCGCATTGTCTTTCGTTTAGCACCATGCCGATTTCGCGATACACTAACATTGCAACACCTATCGCCCGCCGATTTCGGGCTGGGATTATCTTGATGCCATGAGACGCACTCTCATAGTAGGACTCAGCGAGCAACAAGAGACGCTCAATCGCTTTTTGAACCAATTCACGCTTCTCCCCTGTGGCACCAATAATATCATCCGGCCCCATAAAATCTATCCAATCTGCCGGTAAGTAACAACGGTGATTTTGTGCATCGGTCAGTACGTCTCGGGCAATATTGGTTAGCTGCATAGCAATGCCTAAATCGATGGCAAATGGCTCTGCTGCTTTGGGTGCTTTTAAGATGGGACGCATCAAACACCCTACCGTCCCCGCAACGCCATAACAATAATCAATCAGTTGATCCTGGCTTTGCACTCGCACGTCTGACAAATCACTGTAAATCGTATCGATCAGGTCATTGGTAACTTGAGTGGAAAGTTGATATTCATGTTTTAGGGCAAAATAATCCTGCAACCATGGCATATCTGAGTGTTGTGAAGCGATCCCCTGTTGGATCTTTGCATACGCCTCAAGCGCCTCATGCGTTTCACTCTCGTCGACCACGTCATCTAAAATTCGACAAAATTGATATAATCTAGCAGCATCACACGCGGTACGTTCATCCAAAAACCATTGTGCAAAACGAAAACTCTTACCATGATAGCTTAACGTAGCTTGAGCCTGCTCTGGAGTATTGCTGAGGGCATCAACCGACATTGGCTAACACCTCTGCCTCAGGGATCAATTTATCCAGTACTTTAGCTGAACATAAAACACCTGGCATTCCCGCTCCGGGATGCGTCCCGGCTCCGACAAGATACAAATTGTCAAAACCTTCTGCTTTGTTGTGATAGCGAAACCATGCCGACTGAGTTAATGTCGGAGCAATCGAGAAGCCGGTGCCAAGATGCGTATCATACTGCTCAACAAAATCCGCAGGGGTCATATGAAATTGTACTTTGAGATGTTGACTTAACTTTGGCATGATAGAGGCCTCTAAAGCCGCTATGATCTTATCCGCATATGCTTGTCCCTGGCGTTCCCAATCGATTTCTGCGGCCATATTGGGTACTGGAGACAATACATAAAAAGAATCACAGCCATCTGGGGCAAAAGAAGGATCCGTTGCGGTAGGTCGATGCAGATACAGCGAAAAATCATCCGCTAAAATTTGTTTGTTAAAAATATCATCCAGCAATGGCTTGTATCGCTTACCCAACCAAATTGTGTGATGCACCACATCCTCATACTGCTTATCAGTGCCAAAATACAATACAAATAAACCCATGGAATGTTTTGCCGTAGCTGTTTTGGCACGAGTCATAACATGTTGTTTCTGTTTAGGGATAACGTTACGGTACAAATGCGAAGGATCCATATTGGAAATCACTATATCCGCTGCATAATGCGCCCCATCTACAGTATCGACGCCGGTGACACGCTGACCTTGGTAAGTAAACCCAGTTACGTGTGCTTGGGTGA encodes:
- a CDS encoding Brp/Blh family beta-carotene 15,15'-dioxygenase, whose amino-acid sequence is MRQLPTRNSLSRLVIIISFMSMLVFYQNTHLDFTYWGWWILTVAFCFLGIPHGALDFDLYRRHNRPNMRQAIMFVLGYIVIASVMFMLWLWLPALCFLVFVAISVWHFRNDWQEYCQSGYSLCLAIFILCAPGVFAFVETQQYLQWLYLTESWAQVLIMAMQLGFLCVCLVLFIGLCRKKLKPNFMLFLEIFALISLLLTTSVLVYFLVYFISLHSMWYYIKYCEQFQLTPVQLVNVSTPWVVLTMIFAAGLYAFWGQSIEQGVLAMMFIGLFALTVPHMILVERSLK
- a CDS encoding lycopene cyclase family protein yields the protein MILNSPPAQYTQYDKIIIGGGVFGLSYALAIIEHDLAQRVLIIESRTQYYHDRNWCFWFDEDVPDYVADLITQTYQYSSFDDGNQQHTLTHFELPYCRLASSKFYDYALTKIDHSDSVDLVLGWQADPDEFPLEKLLDARGAWQQPDKTKNMIQAFVGLTVSVPEHVYPLNTATIMGDMRVVKDAKGEHFVFDYILPLNETELLIEVTTFSANPPNVTTLKHWTLNRLKQDFESFEIIAMEHAFLPMDTKVHDTSGKAGAHSGMMRPATGYAFVQIQRQVFSLLGLSPKSSDLGKVTHYMDGVFLRVIKEQPSLCPTIFMQMVSTMKPRDFIAFMNNRLSLELWWEVIRSVPKRPFIKNVLR
- a CDS encoding phytoene/squalene synthase family protein, which produces MSVDALSNTPEQAQATLSYHGKSFRFAQWFLDERTACDAARLYQFCRILDDVVDESETHEALEAYAKIQQGIASQHSDMPWLQDYFALKHEYQLSTQVTNDLIDTIYSDLSDVRVQSQDQLIDYCYGVAGTVGCLMRPILKAPKAAEPFAIDLGIAMQLTNIARDVLTDAQNHRCYLPADWIDFMGPDDIIGATGEKRELVQKAIERLLLLAESYYESASHGIKIIPARNRRAIGVAMLVYREIGMVLNERQCDYQKGRVYVPLWRKCTLALRAAWRFREQLAWSLPRHDNSLHQAIEGKVTKI
- the crtI gene encoding phytoene desaturase family protein, which encodes MQQQSAIVVGAGFGGIAAALRMRAKGYQVTLLDKGSQLGGRAQVFQRDGFTFDAGPTVVTAPFLFDELFELYGKKREDYVEFVPLEPWYRFVYPDHSHFDYGGTVEDTLAEIRRVAPEDEQGYLSLLKASEEIFDVGFTQLADEPFNKLSKMVKQIPHLLRLNSHKTVWQLVCKYLQSEKLRQAFSIQPLLVGGNPFDTTCIYNLIHFLEREWGIHFAMGGTGAIVNSLEKLMREEGIEIVTQAHVTGFTYQGQRVTGVDTVDGAHYAADIVISNMDPSHLYRNVIPKQKQHVMTRAKTATAKHSMGLFVLYFGTDKQYEDVVHHTIWLGKRYKPLLDDIFNKQILADDFSLYLHRPTATDPSFAPDGCDSFYVLSPVPNMAAEIDWERQGQAYADKIIAALEASIMPKLSQHLKVQFHMTPADFVEQYDTHLGTGFSIAPTLTQSAWFRYHNKAEGFDNLYLVGAGTHPGAGMPGVLCSAKVLDKLIPEAEVLANVG